From Hominilimicola fabiformis, a single genomic window includes:
- a CDS encoding carbohydrate binding domain-containing protein: protein MKKLVSLIIAMSIFFSINCAIFATNVSYMADFESADAKFGNSTTYSGTKNTAGDYSDFVKPEWVADGGKENSTGLRITYKAATWYAGEVFFPIPVAWQNGADAEYLNFDYNGKGIVNISLSTGSAATDTLTKGTKYSYKLNADTNGEWQSISIPLSEFKNNGNPVTIANIGCVTFQAGENGGLSNSASETKAMTAAELEAKARNGSIIFDNMELSNVGENVLNPNATPEPTEKPDNTTRTIDFDTYTLSHKQTWAGFNNNDKTYSDSIKSEITENGKEGCALELTYKAATWYAGEIFMSIPKEWAINKNSECLEFDAKGQGKIKISLETGEVVNGIRYGHAVTINTNDEWQKISVPLSEFVNNGNEVPLTDVVGMAFSAAESGNLDNNAEETKMMSADELEEKAVTGCVVIDNITLAEQDTTSPTAAPEATTQPTGISYVADFETADTKFASGKTWGGFKNKSNDYQDYIKAKWLQDGGVDGSTAFCVYYQSATYYAGEIFVPAPAVWTNNGAKGAEYLNFDYKGKGAVKISFSTGNTADGTLTSGTRYTRRFELDSHGDWAKISVPLSEFVNGENAVNMTEIGTVTFQAAENANLDNNSDDTKAMSADELKEIARTGEIIFDNMTLSETEGKTTLFSSVKVTAEIDGKEITNLTNGDIKIKAIASDIEKDTNMVMIVAVYKENGVIDTVRMAEQKIIGDGELMLDLNVTDAEHQTMKVFIFDDFTNLHPIINVTNFL, encoded by the coding sequence ATGAAGAAATTAGTTTCATTAATTATCGCAATGTCAATATTTTTTTCAATAAACTGTGCTATCTTTGCGACAAACGTGTCATATATGGCTGATTTTGAGTCTGCAGATGCGAAATTTGGTAATAGCACAACATATAGCGGAACTAAAAACACAGCTGGCGATTATAGTGATTTTGTCAAACCGGAATGGGTAGCCGATGGTGGAAAGGAAAATTCAACAGGACTTCGCATAACCTACAAAGCTGCGACATGGTATGCAGGCGAGGTTTTCTTCCCAATTCCTGTAGCTTGGCAAAACGGTGCGGATGCTGAGTACCTTAATTTTGATTACAATGGCAAAGGTATTGTAAATATCAGCCTGTCAACAGGAAGTGCCGCAACAGACACTCTTACGAAAGGTACAAAGTACAGTTATAAACTTAATGCCGATACAAACGGTGAATGGCAAAGTATAAGTATTCCACTTTCGGAATTTAAAAATAACGGAAATCCTGTAACAATAGCCAATATAGGCTGCGTGACATTCCAAGCGGGCGAAAACGGAGGTTTGAGTAACAGTGCCTCTGAAACGAAAGCAATGACGGCAGCGGAGCTTGAAGCGAAAGCGAGAAACGGAAGTATAATCTTTGACAATATGGAGTTGTCCAATGTCGGAGAGAATGTTCTTAATCCAAATGCAACACCGGAACCTACAGAGAAACCGGATAATACAACAAGAACCATAGATTTTGATACTTATACTCTCAGTCATAAGCAGACCTGGGCAGGATTCAATAACAATGATAAGACCTACAGTGACAGTATAAAGTCAGAAATAACTGAAAACGGTAAAGAAGGTTGTGCTCTTGAACTGACTTACAAAGCTGCCACATGGTATGCCGGAGAGATATTTATGTCAATACCAAAGGAATGGGCAATAAATAAAAATTCAGAGTGTCTTGAATTTGATGCTAAGGGACAAGGAAAAATAAAAATATCTCTTGAAACGGGCGAGGTTGTAAACGGAATACGATATGGTCATGCAGTGACTATAAACACAAATGATGAATGGCAAAAAATCAGTGTGCCACTTTCTGAATTTGTAAATAACGGTAATGAAGTGCCGTTGACAGATGTGGTAGGAATGGCTTTTTCTGCGGCAGAAAGTGGAAACCTCGATAACAATGCTGAAGAAACAAAGATGATGAGTGCAGATGAACTTGAAGAAAAAGCTGTAACAGGATGTGTAGTAATAGATAACATCACGCTTGCGGAACAGGATACAACTTCCCCGACAGCTGCTCCGGAAGCGACAACTCAACCGACAGGAATATCGTATGTTGCGGATTTTGAAACAGCGGATACTAAGTTCGCAAGCGGTAAGACATGGGGAGGATTCAAAAATAAGTCGAATGATTATCAAGACTATATAAAAGCAAAATGGCTGCAGGACGGCGGAGTTGATGGAAGTACGGCTTTCTGTGTTTACTATCAATCGGCAACTTATTATGCCGGCGAAATTTTTGTGCCGGCTCCCGCAGTGTGGACAAATAACGGTGCAAAGGGGGCTGAGTACCTAAACTTTGATTATAAGGGTAAAGGAGCTGTAAAAATAAGTTTTTCAACGGGCAACACTGCCGATGGAACGCTTACAAGTGGTACACGTTATACGAGGAGATTTGAACTTGATTCTCATGGCGATTGGGCGAAAATCAGTGTTCCGCTTTCGGAGTTTGTAAATGGTGAAAATGCTGTTAATATGACTGAGATAGGCACTGTTACATTTCAAGCGGCTGAGAATGCCAATCTTGATAATAATTCAGACGACACAAAGGCAATGAGTGCAGATGAACTTAAAGAGATAGCGAGAACTGGTGAGATTATCTTTGATAATATGACACTGTCGGAAACAGAAGGAAAAACAACTCTGTTTTCATCTGTTAAAGTAACAGCGGAAATTGACGGAAAGGAAATCACTAATCTTACAAATGGAGATATAAAAATAAAAGCGATAGCATCTGATATTGAAAAAGATACAAATATGGTAATGATTGTAGCTGTATATAAAGAAAACGGTGTGATTGATACAGTTCGTATGGCTGAGCAGAAAATAATCGGAGACGGTGAATTGATGCTTGACTTGAATGTTACAGATGCTGAGCATCAAACTATGAAAGTGTTTATATTTGATGATTTTACAAATCTTCACCCGATAATCAATGTGACAAACTTTTTATAA
- a CDS encoding ABC transporter permease, which produces MCIPGLIFFILFNYLPMFGIIIAFKQYRYDLGIWASPWNGLKNFEFMFSSPDAWVITRNTIAYNLLFIFGGLVFNVAMAIGLSELRNKAVSKLCQTVVIMPHFLSYVIVSFLVLAFLHVENGLINRSLIPALGLEGVDWYSNPKYWPWILVIVNFWKTTGYGSVVYLAGIAGIDTSLYEAAKVDGASRWQQIRYITLPALVPLMVVLTILNVGKIFNSDFGLFYQVPLNTGALYPATNVISTYVYNMLMSAGTGSVGMASAAAFYQSIVGFILVMTTNFIVKKISPENALF; this is translated from the coding sequence ATGTGCATTCCAGGATTAATATTTTTTATACTGTTTAATTATTTGCCAATGTTTGGTATTATAATTGCGTTTAAGCAGTATCGTTATGATCTTGGAATATGGGCAAGCCCGTGGAATGGACTCAAAAATTTTGAGTTCATGTTTAGCAGTCCGGACGCATGGGTTATTACGAGAAATACGATAGCATATAATTTGTTGTTTATTTTCGGCGGTCTTGTATTTAATGTGGCAATGGCAATCGGACTTTCTGAATTGAGGAATAAAGCAGTTTCAAAGCTGTGCCAGACAGTAGTAATTATGCCGCATTTCTTATCATACGTAATTGTAAGCTTTCTTGTGCTGGCATTTCTTCACGTTGAGAACGGTCTGATAAATAGAAGTCTTATTCCGGCACTTGGATTAGAAGGTGTAGACTGGTACTCAAATCCGAAATACTGGCCATGGATTCTTGTTATAGTAAACTTTTGGAAAACAACGGGATATGGCAGTGTTGTATATCTTGCAGGTATAGCAGGAATTGACACCTCGCTTTATGAAGCCGCTAAGGTTGACGGAGCATCTCGATGGCAGCAAATACGATACATAACATTGCCGGCACTTGTTCCTCTTATGGTAGTTCTTACAATTTTAAATGTCGGAAAGATATTCAATTCTGATTTTGGTTTATTCTATCAAGTGCCGTTAAATACCGGTGCCCTTTATCCGGCTACAAATGTTATCAGTACATACGTATATAATATGTTGATGTCAGCGGGTACGGGAAGTGTAGGAATGGCTTCAGCGGCAGCTTTTTATCAATCAATTGTTGGATTTATACTTGTTATGACAACTAATTTTATTGTGAAGAAAATAAGCCCCGAAAACGCATTATTCTAA
- a CDS encoding ABC transporter substrate-binding protein has translation MRKKIAALLAMLMLGGVLTGCGGGNKVATGGEDPNVVPEDTYEINWYMQGMPQEDVASVEAAVNDYLKDKINATLKMHRLESNQYSKQLNTMIAAGEYFDIAWTTPGVLTYTANARNGAWLALDDYIDTYIPKTIEQLGEIADNARVDGKLYAIPTYKEMADSRGWTYRKDIAEKYNINMDNIKTFDELLPVLKMIKENEPNMQYPIDWGSDRTPEALMKYEEIAGTAVIFYDTDKYDGKVVNLVETPEYLEACKWANKLYNEGLVKKDIMTATDFEQRLKDGKTFCYVDFLKPGKAKETSAKFDFELDQSTVSDIWQDNGAGTGSMLAVSRTSKNPERVLRFLELLNTDATLSNLINYGIEGKHYTKIDDNTITIPDDTSYTLQGYQWMQGNVFLNYLTEGESPDKVEALKAFNAEAKKPIDYGFKFDNTAVEAEIAACQTVKSEYRKQVIMGSMDPEPIMKEYAAKLKAAGIDKIIEEAQKQYDEFLANKNKQ, from the coding sequence ATGAGAAAGAAAATTGCGGCATTATTGGCCATGCTAATGCTTGGAGGTGTGCTTACAGGCTGTGGCGGAGGAAACAAGGTTGCAACAGGCGGTGAAGATCCTAATGTTGTACCGGAGGATACATATGAAATCAACTGGTATATGCAGGGTATGCCACAGGAGGATGTTGCTTCCGTAGAGGCTGCTGTTAATGATTATCTTAAGGATAAAATTAACGCTACACTGAAAATGCACAGACTGGAATCAAATCAGTACAGCAAGCAGCTAAACACAATGATAGCGGCGGGTGAATATTTTGATATTGCATGGACAACGCCCGGAGTTCTTACTTATACGGCAAATGCGAGAAACGGTGCATGGCTTGCACTTGATGATTACATTGACACATATATTCCAAAGACAATTGAGCAGCTTGGAGAAATAGCAGACAATGCAAGAGTGGACGGCAAGCTTTATGCGATACCGACATATAAGGAAATGGCAGATTCAAGAGGCTGGACATATCGCAAAGATATTGCCGAAAAATACAATATCAATATGGATAATATTAAGACATTTGACGAACTGTTACCGGTGCTTAAAATGATTAAGGAAAATGAACCAAATATGCAATATCCGATTGACTGGGGCAGTGACAGAACACCTGAAGCTCTTATGAAGTACGAGGAAATCGCAGGAACAGCCGTTATTTTCTACGATACAGATAAATATGACGGCAAGGTTGTAAATCTTGTAGAAACTCCGGAATATCTTGAAGCATGCAAATGGGCTAATAAGCTTTATAACGAAGGTCTTGTAAAGAAAGACATTATGACTGCTACAGATTTTGAGCAGAGATTAAAGGACGGAAAAACTTTCTGTTATGTGGACTTCTTAAAACCAGGTAAGGCCAAGGAAACTTCCGCTAAGTTTGATTTTGAACTTGACCAATCAACAGTATCGGATATATGGCAGGATAATGGAGCCGGAACAGGTTCGATGCTTGCTGTTTCAAGAACATCAAAGAATCCGGAAAGAGTTCTTCGTTTCCTTGAACTACTTAACACTGATGCGACTCTCAGCAACCTTATCAACTATGGTATTGAAGGAAAACATTACACCAAGATTGATGATAATACTATAACAATTCCGGATGATACATCGTATACATTACAAGGTTATCAGTGGATGCAGGGAAATGTATTCCTAAATTATCTTACAGAAGGAGAAAGCCCTGATAAGGTTGAGGCTCTGAAAGCATTTAACGCAGAGGCTAAGAAACCTATCGATTACGGCTTTAAATTCGATAATACTGCGGTAGAAGCGGAAATAGCGGCATGTCAGACAGTTAAGAGCGAGTATCGTAAACAGGTAATTATGGGTTCAATGGACCCTGAGCCGATTATGAAAGAATATGCCGCTAAACTTAAGGCTGCCGGCATTGACAAAATTATTGAAGAAGCACAGAAACAGTATGATGAATTTCTTGCGAACAAGAACAAGCAATAA
- a CDS encoding carbohydrate ABC transporter permease, with protein sequence MKKQEINIIDSIKQPEVKAPAKKKRRKIKVSDIILYFIFFLIVVACVYPLLVVLGASFTSESAISEFGFHAIPKEWSLDAYRYIITSKETILRAYGVTIFVTIVGTLMSTLVVALYAYPLSRKDFKYRKLFTFIAFFTMLFSGGTVAGYMVTTGILNLKNSIWVLIFPYVMNAWHVIVMRSFYSMSIPTAIIEAAKIDGANEYQIYFKIVLHISLPGLATIALFATLTYWNDWWLPLLYITEPQKYNLQYLLQSMISNIQNLTENSAQMGSANLLANVPKEGARMALCIIATLPILFVYPFFQKYFIQGLTVGSVKE encoded by the coding sequence GTGAAGAAACAAGAAATTAATATCATAGATAGTATCAAACAGCCGGAAGTTAAAGCTCCGGCTAAGAAAAAAAGACGTAAAATCAAAGTTTCGGACATTATTCTTTATTTTATATTTTTTCTTATTGTAGTAGCTTGTGTTTATCCTTTGCTCGTGGTTCTTGGAGCATCGTTTACAAGTGAATCGGCAATTTCAGAGTTTGGTTTTCATGCTATTCCTAAAGAATGGAGTCTTGATGCTTATAGATATATAATTACATCTAAAGAAACGATTTTAAGAGCATATGGTGTAACTATTTTTGTTACGATTGTAGGAACTCTTATGAGTACATTGGTGGTTGCACTATATGCATATCCGCTTTCCAGAAAGGATTTTAAATACAGAAAACTGTTTACATTTATAGCGTTTTTTACAATGCTTTTCAGTGGTGGAACAGTGGCAGGATATATGGTGACAACAGGCATTCTTAATCTGAAGAACAGTATATGGGTACTTATTTTTCCTTATGTTATGAATGCATGGCACGTAATTGTAATGAGGTCATTCTATTCAATGTCAATACCGACTGCAATAATAGAGGCGGCGAAGATAGACGGGGCAAATGAGTATCAGATATATTTTAAGATTGTTCTGCACATATCTTTACCTGGATTGGCAACGATTGCACTGTTTGCAACACTTACTTACTGGAATGACTGGTGGCTTCCGCTTCTTTATATAACAGAGCCTCAAAAATATAATCTCCAGTATCTTCTACAAAGTATGATTTCAAATATTCAGAATTTGACCGAAAATTCAGCTCAGATGGGTTCGGCAAATCTTCTCGCTAATGTTCCTAAGGAAGGTGCGAGAATGGCACTTTGTATAATAGCGACTTTACCTATATTGTTTGTTTATCCGTTTTTCCAGAAATATTTTATTCAAGGATTGACGGTAGGTTCAGTAAAAGAATAA